The Zea mays cultivar B73 chromosome 7, Zm-B73-REFERENCE-NAM-5.0, whole genome shotgun sequence DNA segment TCATCCACTAGTTCGCGTTTTAGcttagacaccacatgagcactactaatttttacccatgaccataaccatgcgcatctagactacaacaagcaaatcaCCATGTTTACAGACTTAACCCAAACCATCTAACAAGTTGGTTAACCAGTATAACACTTAGCAAAGTATTTTAGATTTCGCAACTCAAAAACATAGGTGGGAGCAGGTTAATTAGTTTTTCTTAACCATTTTCTCAACTTAAACTGGACAACGCACcagtcacttaaaacaccatattttaggagacCTCACATGTCGAGCATCAATTTATAACATAAGTGACTCAACCTCTATCACGCTTGACAACTACCACATCACCCGATTTATCTATTTGGAACATCGCCTGTCTAGCGTACTACTAGTACCCCGCATTTtgactcgacttataaacatggagtaagcgatgactacttcgacatgtcaccacctctctaaatCAAGTAAGGACAAATTCCACCTACAACGACTGAACATTTATGTCGAGCACACTTTATTTTACCCTGTCTCGCATACCACCATgttgtggcgtgcactcgagactctTCGATTCAACTTAACGAAATCACTACTATAACGCAATTCGACATACATGTTTGACAATGTCGTGCTCAGACAAACCCACACTTCTAGTCTACTTATCGCAGCCAACCACACCACGTGACCACTGCATTCTTATAACCAATTTTAGCACAATTATCTATGACAACACTTAGCGACTAGACGAGTGAAACACCAACTGATTATTCGTACATCCGCCTTTAAAACACTAATCATATGTGACATAATTTTATATTTTCAACCCACTCTAACCTACACCATgatgaatacataaaatatatttacatagactaactcattagccgactGCGGAAATCACCAAACATGCTTTACGTTTTATTAGATTTACCACGACTAACACACTGCTTTATGACGAAGTATTTTAACAAACGACTAATACCATCCACGATCCATCCTCGTGACACATAAATGAATCATCGCAGCCACATATATTCAAACACCAATacacaccacatcgaccaaaacgtatttagacaaactacaaatcgcacacagcAAACAACTTCTTGTTCTCCAACCGCAAATGCGATCCTACCGATGAGCATAATCGAAACATattacacacatccattcaaaataattaatcgagtcgatcgagagcgatatgcatcggctcaccataaacaaacccaatcggtgtTTGTAAGAACGTTGGCGATTCGATGTGTGCATAGCTCCGCACGTCGACGAGCGTTGAGCGGCTTGCCTTCTCCACGCAAAACACGGGGTTCCTCGCCTCCACAAAATAAAACAAAACAGCACATATACACAATTTAATCATCGGAGAACAATGTCGATGTGGAATCAAACAAAAATCATCGTCGTCTCACCGGGGTGAACGGCGTCGATGTTGGGGCTGCGCAGATCCGGCGAAGTGAGACGCGTAGACGGTCGAACCGCGCAGATCGACGACGTAGTGTGGGGCTGTCCAAACACCCACGCGACGCCTTGGGTCGGGACTGCGCAGATCGGGCCGATGCAAGCAACACAGAGGGGATCTCATGACCGCTGCTCGCTGCGGCATTTCGTCGAGCACTCAACGCGCGAGGCGAAGGAGCATGCTGCTGCGATTTCTGGGCGCCGGCAAGGGGAAATTGCAGGGGGGTGGCGCCCATGGGAAGAGGCTCTCTGCTGGAAAAAATTCTGGGCGTCACGGCTGGGAGCAGGGGGCTCGGCCTCCATGGGGAAGAAGGCCCCTGCTTTGGCTGTCTTGGGAGGGTGAGAGGAGGCTGAGAGAAGATGTAGCAGGGAGTGGGGGCGCCATGAGGAGGAGCTTCGGCGGCTCTGAAAAATGAAGCTCGCGCCATGGAGAGGAGGGTCGAGCTGCTGCAATCCATGGAAGAAGAAGGGGCGCTGGGGAGGAAGAGCTACTGCTCCTCTGCGGCAAGGGACACAGGAAGAAAGCCGGCGTCGAGCTCCTGGACATGGGGTCGCTGGAGCGTCGGCTTCATTCCTTGAGCAGGGCGTCGGCCATTGGGGCTGCTGGGAATGGGAACCGCTGGCTGCTGGAGGTTGAAGATGACGGAGAAAACTGCTCGCAGGGGGAAGCACCGGCTGGAAAAATGGAGGCTAGGGCGAGCTCAGGATGGCTGCTCCCTGCGCCACGCTCCATTGGAGGAGACAGCAAGGGCGCCGATCCACACCATGGAGAGCTCCTGCGCACAGAGGAGGAAAGGATCCCTGCACCGAACGCCGTGGAGAAGAGGGGCGCTGGCAGAGATGGGAGCAGAAAGCTTGGGTGCCATGGCTGGGAGCGCGATGGAGAGGGCAGCTCGCTGGTGGCTGTTGCTGGCGTGAAGCAGGGAGGAAGAAGCTGGCGGCTGGAAATTTTTGAGGGGTGGGAATGGAAAATTGCCAAGGGCAAGGGGAGAGGGGTTCATATTTATAGAGGAGCTCTAGGGTTATGGTTTCCTtagtgggctgggctgggctacaatgggcttggcccaaaatgcTAAATCGTGTCGCGCTAAATTATTTCCAGAGtaaaatgctcctgcggaattGTCGCTACGGAAAAACAGAGCGAAAAAGAGTGCGGACGAACGAACGGTTGCGCGATTAACTCGGCCGAGAGTCTGTTTTGAATTCGCTCGGAAAttaattccctacgcgtgattggaaaataaatcgtcctgagatttgatcggctttggatttttagtcggagaagacgaatcgtgatattttaaaatcgctgtcgatacagggttttgaattcggttcgaacatgagatatttggccgagtcggataaaattgatttgatgtgagcattccgtttgagagtacggagtcAGATTAATTTctggacatagatcgaacatcgagaaatcAGAGTCGGACACAGCTCGACCAGCAACTATCGAGCGTTTGATTAatatgagctttagacgagatttataaatcgagattgaatATCGAGATTGCATTCGTGCCGAGGATAAAAGTTTTAGCAGGCTCCAAAAATTGGCCTTCTATGAGACTgagtaactccgaattcggtgaaacgtGAATGAATAATCTAGATAATCAGGGACATacacgagcgagaaatagaaattctcactgagcatccgagatcagGATAAATCTCGCGAcgcaacacgaaactgacacctagggtgtcacagccttccccccttaaaaagaatctcgtcccgagattcagatgagggtcttcaagggtggagaagcatgtaacgtccaggctggagatagatgcaaatttATGAGATGTGAtttgacaagatactgaagatagatttgggtagaatatcgcggcatgttgagacaaaatgcagcgatcactttgagagGATGTTCACAAAAGAGAGCACATCGGTATAGTCccataatggatcacgactattaaccgcgataccagcgcgtgccgaaaagctcaaccatgtgtgcaccatagtaggctctcggtctcgtcgcggcaccatcggtcgttagtcatgacatcattaccaaacgtaaccaatgAAAAAAAAAATTCACAcagcacagatagatggagcccatgagagtatggctcagaaaataagcagaaaagcccagtgctattgcatgagcatggacgtgggagttaccaccctgtgtgatgaattgtgcaaactgaacctggaagttgttccttcgggtaacctaagctatatctcggtggaacccacattgcaagagcaaatagttcaGGCACAGCTTGGGGATAAGGGAGTacaggttatcaaagaaatgatcaagctgaaggcagagaaatataagtgtttccgtcaggacagcaagggaatcctatggtttggagatcgattggttgttcctaaggaccctgagctcagaaagaagatactagatgaagctcacctttccaaattctccatgcaccctggtagcaacaagatgtatcatgatctcagatctttatattggtggactagaatgaaaagggaaattgccaagtacatatcctagTGTGATACTTgttagaggataaaggctagtcacttgaaggcagcaggccctctgcaaccccttcccataccatcttggaaatgggaggacatttgcatggacttcatagtgggattacccaatacctccaggcaccatgattctatttgggttatcgtggacagattgaccaagactgctcatttcttgcccgtgcacaccacccacaagaccgagaagtatgctgagatttatgttgatcagatagtgagattgcatggtattcctaagaccattatatctgacagaggagcactgtttgtggcacgcttttgggagaaactgcaagaatcacttgggacccatgtcatccgaagctcagcataccacccacaaaccgatggccagacagaaagggtgaatcaaattttggaagatatgttgcgagcctgtgcactacattatggaaaggattggggcaagtgtctgtctttggcagagttctcttacaacaatagctatcagtccagtctgaagatggcaccttttgaggcattatatgggagaaggtgtaggaccccactgaattggtctcaagcaggagaaagggaaatttttgggctagacttagtactcgaggcagaggcaaaggtcagggtcattaccaagaacttggaagctgctcaggccaggcaaaggagctatcatgataagaggcggaagcctctacagtttgaggtgggagatcatgtctatcttaaggtatcaccaaccaagggtgttcagagattcgggatcaagggcaagttagcccctcgctacattggaccctatgagatcaaggcaagttgtggacccgtagcttaccaattggaattgccacctcacatgtcagcagtgcataatgtgttccatgtatctcagctgcggaaatgcgttcgtctacccactgaagtactcccggaaccagacattgagatagaaccagatttatcctaccaagagtaccccgtcaaggtattagatcaaaaggagagatcaactcgggcaaggacagtaagaatgtataaggttcagtggagtcaccattcaacagaagaagctacatgggagactgaggattttctacgctctcgcttccccgactttctacccaaaagagtcggtatgtaaccacagaaccccaccccacctgccctttgaaatcaattataagggaaactaagatagcaagaatagtctaagttgtgaattcaacttaagaagggcttccttctgaagttgcaaagagaatgacattcgaagagcagttaacaagagaaacttgagtatagagaaagagtagcaccaacacaccttccagcaccctccaagggactctacctcaaatctcgggacgagattcctttaaggggggagggctgtaacaccccaggtgttgccatggctggagcacaccttggcactcaagactatgatcacatgtggaagaacttaaggagcaaaagtataaggggctttggaaactaagtttttaccaagagttgggaatgaccaaaggcattaccctaattgtgtgtaactatcaccttgggagagggggaaagaaccctaggcctctcttaaaccctatctcccaaaaccatggataagaggggaaagagagtgagcaaatgtgcaaaacatgggtaatctttacccaaaccctaagcaacattataaccatcaattaggggagggaaatattacaaaaaggcccctagggaaaccccatttcaaatctccaagtggagagagagctagagctctctaattccctctaagtcccattttagccctaaatcaaagatcaaccgtgttcactttaaaaatggcgccaaaaccacttgggttctatacaaaaaatgtgcaataccacttagggcacccactggaaaaagttgagctcgagactcggacgtttgacatgccatggcatggcttttgtcgtgatatgctcagtatgacacacctgttttggcacccgaagatctccctccctaggccgtatctgccccggcgtctcacagttgagtgacagccctaggtgctaggaagaagtctgcgccggacttttgcaaagattcgcacgtttgcgacctctggcgacatttgaacactggaagaaacaaactgccacgtgttcgacgccgtctgccgcgccagagcacgcccgcgcgcgcgcccgcgccgcgcccaagccaagccagtgccctggtccgcgtccgcgactataaaacgcccaggatccttggccgtacccctccgcacgcgctcaagcctcaccggagcttagttcgccgccgtttgcccatacgcgacgtgcccgcggccacccgagcccctgccaccgtagaccggccagcccagccattcccaaccctgtccagccctcggagaagactgtgcacgtctccgtgaagctccccgagcgaggaatcgggctctgcttcaccggagaggccgacccaaggtcaccggatttcaaccgaccgccggcaaccgtggaccgaggtacaccgtgcacctctcttcgattccttgcacggttagactccttagacctccacgaagctccctatgcccttggattgaactatgccgccgtggataggccggagcacacgccgccgacgagctcgcccgcctgctcacgtggaccgggcgattccggccatccccgacgacgagccgtacctcgacgtgatcgccagaccctccccgagccaaccctacccttcgccggacctccctcgccgccggtaagccgcgccacccttttctttcccgcggctactgtttcagttgagggagggactgcgggtgagagggagagaaacccagggggttaagtgaaaggtcagagactcaagtgaatagtgccttaagggtagatctgcgaggtttgaattgttttaaacccagggacctcggcgcaaactgtttttccaggaaaacttaattaaaacctaatttaaattcaaacagaaactttaaaaacccataacttcggtttggtttatccaattttggtcaaaccaattttgccagactctaaatcatgtaacctatttaggaaaaatataaaaccccttggtgtgtggaaaacttaaaagttctgatttaatgttaactttggccaaaagctaaataatagcaagaaaaatagttaggctatttgactaaggttaggaaaatttggagaagtttatattcacctactaacctgtttaaaaatgttaaacccctctgtccattacattaagttagttttaaccccttattccaaatatgcttaagtttaagaaaaataggaaaagtgacacaaatattgaaccagagggcacccctatttttgttaagatacttagttaatgtagttcactagaaaaatatatcataccctgttttagtgtaaaataattaagatctcttttattttaataaaacaagtgaaacttagaaaaattctacaaaaataaccccaaggtaaaaacacccccacccttgggataactattgttttattagaaagaacttaggaaaaatatgaaatctgctgtttgacatttttcaaatagtaatgtagtagaaagagcctttttgacatgaaacttaagaaaagcataactaaataaccaccccttagttttctgtgatttttagcccagaggcctattattaccataggatgccaacaaaaataacctttaggacagagcctacccctaactaagaggtgtagtgtaaaatgGCCCATCTTGCCCAATTGTGGTTATTTTTTTTTGTTTaaaagcctagcttttgtacttaagtctcaaattcttaaaacaagctaaaacaacaagtgacaacccactgtaatttttacagaatttttagaaattattaaaaccatgatgtagttcaaacctaccttagaaaccctaaatggaaaattaaataaaggaaaatgaataatgtgaaaTAATGATTTCCAAAACCTTGTACTCTGTCCACTAGAGTGTATCAAGACAATACAAATTCTACTGTGTTATCCTAAAGccaaacctaagcttaaagggtaataagtcaaagtctatgtataccactagaagccccacagaaccaggaaaccctaagttaattcttaacttagtttctttaacttaatgttcttaaatcttgcataatcatgacatacatgttcattgcatttcgatagactgtaatcttgcggacggagagtacatcctcgtgccggagcaaggagctgcccaggaggttgcccccgatccagcaccagagccagcaccagaggacctacctgccactgctttggaaggcaagccccggttttatgcataacctgttatttatgctattttacttcacttaatgattgtaggattgattgtgcacttaggtgtaggaattgtttgaaaccctagttgcatgatctcaggaatccttttgaaatgaatactagtatgacaggtcgagtagttgctttaattaaataggatctcggtagaagacgagtgatttttctagcactcgcgcgagatcaggaaattgattgtacccactttcacactatcatgatactagttggtggacaacaatccatggggattggttgtttacgagatggaaaatggaataaggattaacgtgcggatacctgtgtcaagcgtttgaatgtactaaacacataccgagaaatatggtaaatcggtaagcctagtacctgagtgaacctgcccgcagattgccctcctcacgcgacctgagacgaggtctcccattccggttatggtgggtacaagtgcggtcactgcacgacggtcaGTCGGggccagtgaggcattgtacgccaaggcggtgagcccctttctgttgccagggaatcgatggggacggttgatgtgtgtggggacggagtgcccctacatgtcgtgtgtttaggtttaccttgcaaggataaaaactcgattcgaatcgtctgcttctcgcagctaatgagactgcttgatccattgtactgcattgagtaataagtggaagtatgatgagttgagataagatgttgactgttaatgatgcttgctaccatgtatgagtagatagtccacttttagccttaagagagtcacacttaactttgattaagttaaaatcttgatttagaaactcagctagtgcttttggcaaccaaaccccacagccaaacagctgcatgtctagaggtagaggagtagactcctcacaccgggtaagtctagctgagtattagtatactcagccttgcttgtggcataatttttacaggttctctggaggagatggttgctgggataacttggccgaccaccctgccaccgggttggactgtcgagtgggaccctgcctcggctgaggaggagcatgaggagtgatgggacaggcttccccatctctctgtttaatgacCGTTAGTTTttttttccgctgcacttcaaaacaatgatggttacttttgcaaaaactccgatgatgatgatggtgatgtaataacttaacattgcgacatgtatggttttaggctttattgtatttgctctgtgactcaccttcgagtgagattgtggtacttgatcctgtcagtggccgtgtcggactagatccgagggattgacgggttattcccatttaagtgtggtctagcctctaaggcgggacttgggcacttaagttggaataattcgggcagttccgccacagatgggattccgttacaagatcgctcccgctggtctcggaaatgtcctagggtacctcgggagcgcagcccgagccttggttatgtatcgaacgtacccctggtcatccctcgctcggcgtctgaggcgactgtgaacccttcgggggccagccttcgaacccctgatcagtaatgggcgcggagcccgagtagcctgaggcggccgtggagcccttcggggggctggccttcgaacctctgaccagtagtgggtgtagggcccacgcgatctgaggcgactgttgaacccctcgggggccagccttcgaacctcttatcagtaggggggctcggagcccggctccttcacagggaaggatccttttcggggtatccccctttcccggtccctgttgcaagagatagagaaagaggaaaaaaggaaaaggatacgaaatcgaacgacgtggcgtaccttttttggcgcggttattacggcgaaggcgaagcgtcgcccgcttctcctgccagaagcgccgcctgtcccgccgcggagttaatgcgatggggtgagttgttggcagggcggtcgttgcgcgtgcgcgagccgttcgaggaacggctgtttcgcttcgcgttttttgaatcccgcgtctggtccgggcggagcgctggaaacggtctcgccctggtctttatatacccgggagagggtctggtgacggttcttcgctccgcttcctgcctcttcctttaggttttcgcaacccgagagactttagccagagaagaggaaaccgcccttcctgccccttgcgccgccatcccttccgttttggtgatggctgatcgggtgaccataatctccccgcgcgatccgtggcccttttccacggtgacggcgagcgatctggaggagctggtcggcgagggtttgcttcgccctctcaccgatgagcagcgaccagaatggattcctcccatgggcggagtcgctccatccccaccgccggggtacgtcgtgagcttcgtctccttccacgagcggggattcggtgtgccgacgggccgctttatgcgggcaatcctgttccactatggggtggagttgcacaacctcacccccaactccatctcgcaggccgctatcttcgtagcggtgtgcgaagggtatttggggatcgccccccattgggatttgtggactcatctcttcttcgccgagctttttgcctcgccgacgggggagaggaaggtccgtgcagcggtgcgggccggtggctgcaccctcttgctgaggcagtcgcgggcgtcgcagtacattcctgccatcctcgcgtcctcgaacaaggggtggcagcgccggtggttctacctccggaatgacggtgagttgctcccgccgttctcccagcgagtagtcaccgccgccaccgacgcctggcgtcatgggaccccgcacgagagacagaagaacctcgaaccccttctccaggccctggaggcgttgcgggaggggggactcaccgctgcgggagtggttgccgccatccaccgtcggagggtgcttcccttggcggagcggcggctgccgctttgggagatgaccccggaggctgactgggagggctcacgaatgtcccttgatcctcttcccttcgacgccctccaatggcgggtgtcggctgcgatggggaagccggactcccacgccttctcccagcttcagatgcgccccgaccaggggtgcgtaactctggtgagtgttcgctccttccttcttcatgcatcgggttgctcctggttcttacgattgggtttctttcccccctcctttaggaggtggggtggcacaagccctccctgccacgggtcccggaggacgcggtggaccgagcagcgcggcgggtcgccgcggaggagaagaagaagaagaaggacacggagaaggcccgggcccgcgagcggaggcgggctcgggacgccttggagaagcgccgtcgccagcaggagagggagggactcccaagggagccgtcgccggagacgcccgacgacgacgatgacgatgatgatgaggaggacgacatggccgcccgtctcggcctcagccccggcttggggtgtggccaggagtcgtcgagccagcccccgagcgggccgacaccgtcagtccccggagttgtggcgtcggggtcccggcccgaggcacgggggcgacccgagaggtcacctgacccctcggctggaggagctgaggtggctccggagggccaggtcagggcgtctgctccccaggggccgccgctcgtaccggcagcgcatgggggtgaccctcaagtcatcgcgaccgcgcccgggcaatctgctccccgggcgtccaaagcaagggtggcgccgaagttgccggcgaagcggacctcggcggctgttctgggagccgggatccaagaaacctcccccaggcgcggtggatcatggcccgaagtgggtaagtatctcggaatgtcttcgtcttggcttcccattcatatgtctcggccgtgattttccttttcttttttttcttttctcagcaagcgaagtcatggccagaccgacctggcaccccggaaggcccttaagacggcgccggtctgtgcggccagcgccgccccgggccttgtcgttcagccgaccctttcgcagggTGTTTCACcacagggggctcgggcgtcgcctgtctctggggagcaggttcccgaggctggctcttctgccgaggcggccatcgtgataggggaggcggctgacgccgacgtggtcccgagcccgcctgtcgtgccggccatgctggcgcctgccgctaccgaagtcgccgccgtcccagtcggagagcgaccggttgctgccagtgtcgggatggctgatgcgtcggcgcccagtgccttggaagaggtgggcgtggacgcgtgatccgtccagccgggcggcagcctcatcgctgtgcgacgGAGCCCTGaggcccggcgccagttgctccgattccggacccgcgaggcctcggaccttgtcttcgttctcgacgatgaacaggaggaccagtcctgggatgagctccgcgagcgtgctgaagcaacggtggggtcgctccggtcgtcgctggaggttttctgcagggacgtccccaaaatcctccaggtaacggtttcaggtataccttttcctttctgtgagcgaggcgttcgtcgtgacgccctgtttccttcccccaggatctgacggatcggagcgccgccaagtcgtcgttcatccgccgcgaggtcgatgtctggggctcgctgcgatccctgaggacctcgctcgccggggctactgcgcgcctttctcagcaggatgccaaggtagcggacctccagttgctctgcgctgacctgagagccgaggcggcagcagcgcgtgcggaggcgcaacggcagcggtcggagttcgtccaggtcgtcgaggagcgggaccaatctcggggccgggctgccgaggccgaaagccgggctgagaccctcgtggctgacctagccgcagcccaggtcgcggcctcggagcagtgtgcccgagccggaggtacgccttggccgtccctggttcttgttcttgtctgtttcctctgcttgtgcttgaggtctttcttctggttgttcgcagagctcgagtctgcccttgacgagtccgccaaggcgctcgccgaggcgcttgccggagctgccgagcagagggaggctgacctcgcggccatgtccgaggccgtctcggacgtttatcggatccttgcctccggcgacgtcccttcaggaagctcccctcaaagccgccttcaagccttgggtgatcacgcgcgcggca contains these protein-coding regions:
- the LOC111589780 gene encoding nascent polypeptide-associated complex subunit alpha, muscle-specific form-like encodes the protein MDCSSSTLLSMARASFFRAAEAPPHGAPTPCYIFSQPPLTLPRQPKQGPSSPWRPSPLLPAVTPRIFSSREPLPMGATPLQFPLAGAQKSQQHAPSPRALSARRNAAASSGHEIPSVLLASARSAQSRPKASRGCLDSPTLRRRSARFDRLRVSLRRICAAPTSTPFTPARNPVFCVEKASRSTLVDVRSYAHIESPTFLQTPIGFVYGPRDGDRARDMVPTTRCSWWTT